Proteins from a single region of Pyrus communis chromosome 6, drPyrComm1.1, whole genome shotgun sequence:
- the LOC137736735 gene encoding nucleolin 1-like isoform X3, whose amino-acid sequence MGKSSKKSATKAEAPAVVVPTPKSGKKGKRDAENEIEKVVSAKKQKIDEGIAQAIQKKKVEAKTQKKKVETSSSEEESDVSSDSDVKKPAPKAAKNGKSKPSSSSESDDSDSDEEPAAKPSAPLKKSVPAKKAVSSSSDDSSDEESDEEEAPKSKVAAKNGPTAAIKKKDVSTESSDESSDDSEDDDKTPAKVTAQKPAAAAKKGPVVPVKKADTSSSESEESSESEDETPAKVTAQKPAAAAKKGPSVPVKKADTSSSESEESSESEEEEVVKKVSAVIPKGKDVSSSSDDSSEEDSDDSSEEVKGTTKTVAAAAKSVKPSKKDEDSSDSDEDMEDGDSDSSEEEPPKTEKVKPSQVSKQDSSESEEESSSDEEEEDQPAKTPKKKDTDVKMVDAESEKKAPKTPATPDVSTSKTLFAGNLNFRIEEHDLRNFFKDAGEVVDIRFASDPEGKFKGFGHVEFATAEAARKALELNGLDLLGRDIRLDLARERGERGAYTPTGREGNSYQKGPRGASKTIFVRGFDRSLGEDEIRSSLQEAFSSCGEITRVSIPKDYETGASKGMAYMDFSDAASFNKALEFNGQEFGDSYLQVEEAKPKGDFGTPRSNDRGYSSNRGGGRFSNSGRGGRDGGGRGFRDSGRGRGRGNKPNLAAPGTGKKTTFDDE is encoded by the exons ATGGGCAAATCAAGCAAGAAATCCGCCACCAAA GCTGAGGCTCCCGCTGTAGTTGTTCCAACTCCGAAGTCTGGAAAGAAAG GTAAGAGAGATGCTGAGAACGAAATAGAGAAGGTTGTGAGCGCAAAGAAGCAGAAGATTGACGAGGGCATAGCGCAGGCCATTCagaagaagaaagttgaagCAAAGACCCAGAAGAAGAAAGTGGAGACTAGTAGTTCCGAGGAGGAGTCTGATGTGTCTTCTGACTCTGACGTGAAG AAACCTGCTCCCAAGGCTGCTAAAAATGGTAAAAGTAAGCCATCTAGCAGTTCTGAATCAGATGATTCTGACTCTGATGAA GAACCTGCTGCCAAGCCTTCCGCTCCCTTAAAAAAGTCAGTTCCTGCTAAAAAAGCTGTGTCATCTAGCAGTGATGATTCATCGGATGAGGAATCTGATGAGGAGGaa GCTCCTAAATCTAAGGTAGCTGCTAAGAATGGCCCAACTGCTGCTATAAAGAAGAAAGATGTCTCAACTGAAAGCTCAGATGAGAGTAGCGATGATTCGGAAGATGATGAT AAAACCCCTGCAAAGGTTACTGCCCAAAAGCCAGCTGCAGCTGCTAAGAAAGGCCCAGTAGTGCCTGTTAAGAAGGCAGACACTAGCAGCTCTGAGTCTGAAGAGAGCTCTGAATCTGAAGATGAG ACCCCTGCAAAGGTTACTGCCCAAAAGCCGGCTGCAGCTGCTAAGAAAGGCCCATCAGTTCCTGTTAAGAAAGCAGACACTAGCAGCTCTGAGTCTGAAGAGAGCTCTGAATCTGAAGAAGAG gaagttgtgaaaaaagtATCTGCTGTAATCCCTAAAGGAAAGGATGTTTCAAGCTCCTCTGATGATAGTTCAGAGGAGGATTCTGATGATAGTTCAGAGGAAGTGAAG GGTACCACAAAAACTGTTGCCGCTGCTGCTAAGAGTGTTAAGCCATCCAAAAAGGATGAGGATTCAAGTGACTCTGATGAGGATATGGAGGATGGTGACTCTGATAGTTCAGAGGAGGAACCTCCAAAGACAGAGAAAGTAAAG CCTTCTCAAGTTTCAAAGCAAGATAGCAGCGAGTCAGAGGAGGAATCCAGTTccgacgaagaagaggaagatcaaCCTGCAAAGACTCCCAAGAAAAAG GACACTGACGTGAAAATGGTAGATGCTGAATCTGAGAAGAAAGCT CCCAAAACCCCAGCTACTCCTGACGTATCGACTTCTAAGACGCTGTTCGCTGGAAACCTGAACTTCCGTATTGAGGAACACGATTT GAGGAATTTCTTCAAAGATGCTGGCGAAGTTGTTGATATCCGTTTTGCCTCAGATCCAGAAGGGAAGTTCAAGGGCTTTGGACATGTTGAGTTTGCCACAGCTGAAGCAGCAAGGAAG GCTCTTGAACTTAATGGTTTAGATTTGCTTGGTCGTGATATCAGACTTGATCTGGCTCGTGAAAGGGGTGAAAGGGGTGCTTATACTCCCACCGG AAGAGAGGGCAACTCATATCAGAAGGGACCACGCGGTGCATCCAAAACAATATTTGTTCGAGGTTTTGACAGATCCCTTGGGGAGGATGAG ATCAGGAGCTCCTTACAAGAAGCTTTTAGTTCTTGTGGTGAGATAACAAGGGTGTCCATCCCCAAAGATTATGAGACTGGCGCCTCTAAAGG GATGGCTTACATGGACTTCTCGGATGCCGCCAGCTTCAACAAAGCTCTAGAATTTAATGGACAAGAATTTGGAGACAGTTACTTGCAGGTGGAAGAGGCAAAACCAAAAGGTGATTTTGGTACTCCCAGGAGTAATGACAGGGGTTATTCCAGTAATCGTGGTGGAGGACGTTTTAGCAACAGCGGCAGGGGGGGTAGGGATGGTGGTGGACGTGGTTTCAGGGACAGTGGACGAGGCAGAGGACGTGGAAACAAACCAAACCTAGCTGCTCCTGGAACAG GGAAGAAAACCACCTTCGACGACGAGTAG
- the LOC137736735 gene encoding nucleolin 1-like isoform X6 — MGKSSKKSATKAEAPAVVVPTPKSGKKGKRDAENEIEKVVSAKKQKIDEGIAQAIQKKKVEAKTQKKKVETSSSEEESDVSSDSDVKKPAPKAAKNGKSKPSSSSESDDSDSDEEPAAKPSAPLKKSVPAKKAVSSSSDDSSDEESDEEEAPKSKVAAKNGPTAAIKKKDVSTESSDESSDDSEDDDKTPAKVTAQKPAAAAKKGPVVPVKKADTSSSESEESSESEDETPAKVTAQKPAAAAKKGPSVPVKKADTSSSESEESSESEEEGTTKTVAAAAKSVKPSKKDEDSSDSDEDMEDGDSDSSEEEPPKTEKVKPSQVSKQDSSESEEESSSDEEEEDQPAKTPKKKDTDVKMVDAESEKKAPKTPATPDVSTSKTLFAGNLNFRIEEHDLRNFFKDAGEVVDIRFASDPEGKFKGFGHVEFATAEAARKALELNGLDLLGRDIRLDLARERGERGAYTPTGREGNSYQKGPRGASKTIFVRGFDRSLGEDEIRSSLQEAFSSCGEITRVSIPKDYETGASKGMAYMDFSDAASFNKALEFNGQEFGDSYLQVEEAKPKGDFGTPRSNDRGYSSNRGGGRFSNSGRGGRDGGGRGFRDSGRGRGRGNKPNLAAPGTGKKTTFDDE, encoded by the exons ATGGGCAAATCAAGCAAGAAATCCGCCACCAAA GCTGAGGCTCCCGCTGTAGTTGTTCCAACTCCGAAGTCTGGAAAGAAAG GTAAGAGAGATGCTGAGAACGAAATAGAGAAGGTTGTGAGCGCAAAGAAGCAGAAGATTGACGAGGGCATAGCGCAGGCCATTCagaagaagaaagttgaagCAAAGACCCAGAAGAAGAAAGTGGAGACTAGTAGTTCCGAGGAGGAGTCTGATGTGTCTTCTGACTCTGACGTGAAG AAACCTGCTCCCAAGGCTGCTAAAAATGGTAAAAGTAAGCCATCTAGCAGTTCTGAATCAGATGATTCTGACTCTGATGAA GAACCTGCTGCCAAGCCTTCCGCTCCCTTAAAAAAGTCAGTTCCTGCTAAAAAAGCTGTGTCATCTAGCAGTGATGATTCATCGGATGAGGAATCTGATGAGGAGGaa GCTCCTAAATCTAAGGTAGCTGCTAAGAATGGCCCAACTGCTGCTATAAAGAAGAAAGATGTCTCAACTGAAAGCTCAGATGAGAGTAGCGATGATTCGGAAGATGATGAT AAAACCCCTGCAAAGGTTACTGCCCAAAAGCCAGCTGCAGCTGCTAAGAAAGGCCCAGTAGTGCCTGTTAAGAAGGCAGACACTAGCAGCTCTGAGTCTGAAGAGAGCTCTGAATCTGAAGATGAG ACCCCTGCAAAGGTTACTGCCCAAAAGCCGGCTGCAGCTGCTAAGAAAGGCCCATCAGTTCCTGTTAAGAAAGCAGACACTAGCAGCTCTGAGTCTGAAGAGAGCTCTGAATCTGAAGAAGAG GGTACCACAAAAACTGTTGCCGCTGCTGCTAAGAGTGTTAAGCCATCCAAAAAGGATGAGGATTCAAGTGACTCTGATGAGGATATGGAGGATGGTGACTCTGATAGTTCAGAGGAGGAACCTCCAAAGACAGAGAAAGTAAAG CCTTCTCAAGTTTCAAAGCAAGATAGCAGCGAGTCAGAGGAGGAATCCAGTTccgacgaagaagaggaagatcaaCCTGCAAAGACTCCCAAGAAAAAG GACACTGACGTGAAAATGGTAGATGCTGAATCTGAGAAGAAAGCT CCCAAAACCCCAGCTACTCCTGACGTATCGACTTCTAAGACGCTGTTCGCTGGAAACCTGAACTTCCGTATTGAGGAACACGATTT GAGGAATTTCTTCAAAGATGCTGGCGAAGTTGTTGATATCCGTTTTGCCTCAGATCCAGAAGGGAAGTTCAAGGGCTTTGGACATGTTGAGTTTGCCACAGCTGAAGCAGCAAGGAAG GCTCTTGAACTTAATGGTTTAGATTTGCTTGGTCGTGATATCAGACTTGATCTGGCTCGTGAAAGGGGTGAAAGGGGTGCTTATACTCCCACCGG AAGAGAGGGCAACTCATATCAGAAGGGACCACGCGGTGCATCCAAAACAATATTTGTTCGAGGTTTTGACAGATCCCTTGGGGAGGATGAG ATCAGGAGCTCCTTACAAGAAGCTTTTAGTTCTTGTGGTGAGATAACAAGGGTGTCCATCCCCAAAGATTATGAGACTGGCGCCTCTAAAGG GATGGCTTACATGGACTTCTCGGATGCCGCCAGCTTCAACAAAGCTCTAGAATTTAATGGACAAGAATTTGGAGACAGTTACTTGCAGGTGGAAGAGGCAAAACCAAAAGGTGATTTTGGTACTCCCAGGAGTAATGACAGGGGTTATTCCAGTAATCGTGGTGGAGGACGTTTTAGCAACAGCGGCAGGGGGGGTAGGGATGGTGGTGGACGTGGTTTCAGGGACAGTGGACGAGGCAGAGGACGTGGAAACAAACCAAACCTAGCTGCTCCTGGAACAG GGAAGAAAACCACCTTCGACGACGAGTAG
- the LOC137736735 gene encoding nucleolin 1-like isoform X5 → MGKSSKKSATKAEAPAVVVPTPKSGKKGKRDAENEIEKVVSAKKQKIDEGIAQAIQKKKVEAKTQKKKVETSSSEEESDVSSDSDVKKPAPKAAKNGKSKPSSSSESDDSDSDEEPAAKPSAPLKKSVPAKKAVSSSSDDSSDEESDEEEAPKSKVAAKNGPTAAIKKKDVSTESSDESSDDSEDDDKTPAKVTAQKPAAAAKKGPVVPVKKADTSSSESEESSESEDEKTPAKVTAQKPAAAAKKGPSVPVKKADTSSSESEESSESEEEGTTKTVAAAAKSVKPSKKDEDSSDSDEDMEDGDSDSSEEEPPKTEKVKPSQVSKQDSSESEEESSSDEEEEDQPAKTPKKKDTDVKMVDAESEKKAPKTPATPDVSTSKTLFAGNLNFRIEEHDLRNFFKDAGEVVDIRFASDPEGKFKGFGHVEFATAEAARKALELNGLDLLGRDIRLDLARERGERGAYTPTGREGNSYQKGPRGASKTIFVRGFDRSLGEDEIRSSLQEAFSSCGEITRVSIPKDYETGASKGMAYMDFSDAASFNKALEFNGQEFGDSYLQVEEAKPKGDFGTPRSNDRGYSSNRGGGRFSNSGRGGRDGGGRGFRDSGRGRGRGNKPNLAAPGTGKKTTFDDE, encoded by the exons ATGGGCAAATCAAGCAAGAAATCCGCCACCAAA GCTGAGGCTCCCGCTGTAGTTGTTCCAACTCCGAAGTCTGGAAAGAAAG GTAAGAGAGATGCTGAGAACGAAATAGAGAAGGTTGTGAGCGCAAAGAAGCAGAAGATTGACGAGGGCATAGCGCAGGCCATTCagaagaagaaagttgaagCAAAGACCCAGAAGAAGAAAGTGGAGACTAGTAGTTCCGAGGAGGAGTCTGATGTGTCTTCTGACTCTGACGTGAAG AAACCTGCTCCCAAGGCTGCTAAAAATGGTAAAAGTAAGCCATCTAGCAGTTCTGAATCAGATGATTCTGACTCTGATGAA GAACCTGCTGCCAAGCCTTCCGCTCCCTTAAAAAAGTCAGTTCCTGCTAAAAAAGCTGTGTCATCTAGCAGTGATGATTCATCGGATGAGGAATCTGATGAGGAGGaa GCTCCTAAATCTAAGGTAGCTGCTAAGAATGGCCCAACTGCTGCTATAAAGAAGAAAGATGTCTCAACTGAAAGCTCAGATGAGAGTAGCGATGATTCGGAAGATGATGAT AAAACCCCTGCAAAGGTTACTGCCCAAAAGCCAGCTGCAGCTGCTAAGAAAGGCCCAGTAGTGCCTGTTAAGAAGGCAGACACTAGCAGCTCTGAGTCTGAAGAGAGCTCTGAATCTGAAGATGAG AAAACCCCTGCAAAGGTTACTGCCCAAAAGCCGGCTGCAGCTGCTAAGAAAGGCCCATCAGTTCCTGTTAAGAAAGCAGACACTAGCAGCTCTGAGTCTGAAGAGAGCTCTGAATCTGAAGAAGAG GGTACCACAAAAACTGTTGCCGCTGCTGCTAAGAGTGTTAAGCCATCCAAAAAGGATGAGGATTCAAGTGACTCTGATGAGGATATGGAGGATGGTGACTCTGATAGTTCAGAGGAGGAACCTCCAAAGACAGAGAAAGTAAAG CCTTCTCAAGTTTCAAAGCAAGATAGCAGCGAGTCAGAGGAGGAATCCAGTTccgacgaagaagaggaagatcaaCCTGCAAAGACTCCCAAGAAAAAG GACACTGACGTGAAAATGGTAGATGCTGAATCTGAGAAGAAAGCT CCCAAAACCCCAGCTACTCCTGACGTATCGACTTCTAAGACGCTGTTCGCTGGAAACCTGAACTTCCGTATTGAGGAACACGATTT GAGGAATTTCTTCAAAGATGCTGGCGAAGTTGTTGATATCCGTTTTGCCTCAGATCCAGAAGGGAAGTTCAAGGGCTTTGGACATGTTGAGTTTGCCACAGCTGAAGCAGCAAGGAAG GCTCTTGAACTTAATGGTTTAGATTTGCTTGGTCGTGATATCAGACTTGATCTGGCTCGTGAAAGGGGTGAAAGGGGTGCTTATACTCCCACCGG AAGAGAGGGCAACTCATATCAGAAGGGACCACGCGGTGCATCCAAAACAATATTTGTTCGAGGTTTTGACAGATCCCTTGGGGAGGATGAG ATCAGGAGCTCCTTACAAGAAGCTTTTAGTTCTTGTGGTGAGATAACAAGGGTGTCCATCCCCAAAGATTATGAGACTGGCGCCTCTAAAGG GATGGCTTACATGGACTTCTCGGATGCCGCCAGCTTCAACAAAGCTCTAGAATTTAATGGACAAGAATTTGGAGACAGTTACTTGCAGGTGGAAGAGGCAAAACCAAAAGGTGATTTTGGTACTCCCAGGAGTAATGACAGGGGTTATTCCAGTAATCGTGGTGGAGGACGTTTTAGCAACAGCGGCAGGGGGGGTAGGGATGGTGGTGGACGTGGTTTCAGGGACAGTGGACGAGGCAGAGGACGTGGAAACAAACCAAACCTAGCTGCTCCTGGAACAG GGAAGAAAACCACCTTCGACGACGAGTAG
- the LOC137736735 gene encoding nucleolin 1-like isoform X4 has product MGKSSKKSATKAEAPAVVVPTPKSGKKGKRDAENEIEKVVSAKKQKIDEGIAQAIQKKKVEAKTQKKKVETSSSEEESDVSSDSDVKEPAAKPSAPLKKSVPAKKAVSSSSDDSSDEESDEEEAPKSKVAAKNGPTAAIKKKDVSTESSDESSDDSEDDDKTPAKVTAQKPAAAAKKGPVVPVKKADTSSSESEESSESEDEKTPAKVTAQKPAAAAKKGPSVPVKKADTSSSESEESSESEEEEVVKKVSAVIPKGKDVSSSSDDSSEEDSDDSSEEVKGTTKTVAAAAKSVKPSKKDEDSSDSDEDMEDGDSDSSEEEPPKTEKVKPSQVSKQDSSESEEESSSDEEEEDQPAKTPKKKDTDVKMVDAESEKKAPKTPATPDVSTSKTLFAGNLNFRIEEHDLRNFFKDAGEVVDIRFASDPEGKFKGFGHVEFATAEAARKALELNGLDLLGRDIRLDLARERGERGAYTPTGREGNSYQKGPRGASKTIFVRGFDRSLGEDEIRSSLQEAFSSCGEITRVSIPKDYETGASKGMAYMDFSDAASFNKALEFNGQEFGDSYLQVEEAKPKGDFGTPRSNDRGYSSNRGGGRFSNSGRGGRDGGGRGFRDSGRGRGRGNKPNLAAPGTGKKTTFDDE; this is encoded by the exons ATGGGCAAATCAAGCAAGAAATCCGCCACCAAA GCTGAGGCTCCCGCTGTAGTTGTTCCAACTCCGAAGTCTGGAAAGAAAG GTAAGAGAGATGCTGAGAACGAAATAGAGAAGGTTGTGAGCGCAAAGAAGCAGAAGATTGACGAGGGCATAGCGCAGGCCATTCagaagaagaaagttgaagCAAAGACCCAGAAGAAGAAAGTGGAGACTAGTAGTTCCGAGGAGGAGTCTGATGTGTCTTCTGACTCTGACGTGAAG GAACCTGCTGCCAAGCCTTCCGCTCCCTTAAAAAAGTCAGTTCCTGCTAAAAAAGCTGTGTCATCTAGCAGTGATGATTCATCGGATGAGGAATCTGATGAGGAGGaa GCTCCTAAATCTAAGGTAGCTGCTAAGAATGGCCCAACTGCTGCTATAAAGAAGAAAGATGTCTCAACTGAAAGCTCAGATGAGAGTAGCGATGATTCGGAAGATGATGAT AAAACCCCTGCAAAGGTTACTGCCCAAAAGCCAGCTGCAGCTGCTAAGAAAGGCCCAGTAGTGCCTGTTAAGAAGGCAGACACTAGCAGCTCTGAGTCTGAAGAGAGCTCTGAATCTGAAGATGAG AAAACCCCTGCAAAGGTTACTGCCCAAAAGCCGGCTGCAGCTGCTAAGAAAGGCCCATCAGTTCCTGTTAAGAAAGCAGACACTAGCAGCTCTGAGTCTGAAGAGAGCTCTGAATCTGAAGAAGAG gaagttgtgaaaaaagtATCTGCTGTAATCCCTAAAGGAAAGGATGTTTCAAGCTCCTCTGATGATAGTTCAGAGGAGGATTCTGATGATAGTTCAGAGGAAGTGAAG GGTACCACAAAAACTGTTGCCGCTGCTGCTAAGAGTGTTAAGCCATCCAAAAAGGATGAGGATTCAAGTGACTCTGATGAGGATATGGAGGATGGTGACTCTGATAGTTCAGAGGAGGAACCTCCAAAGACAGAGAAAGTAAAG CCTTCTCAAGTTTCAAAGCAAGATAGCAGCGAGTCAGAGGAGGAATCCAGTTccgacgaagaagaggaagatcaaCCTGCAAAGACTCCCAAGAAAAAG GACACTGACGTGAAAATGGTAGATGCTGAATCTGAGAAGAAAGCT CCCAAAACCCCAGCTACTCCTGACGTATCGACTTCTAAGACGCTGTTCGCTGGAAACCTGAACTTCCGTATTGAGGAACACGATTT GAGGAATTTCTTCAAAGATGCTGGCGAAGTTGTTGATATCCGTTTTGCCTCAGATCCAGAAGGGAAGTTCAAGGGCTTTGGACATGTTGAGTTTGCCACAGCTGAAGCAGCAAGGAAG GCTCTTGAACTTAATGGTTTAGATTTGCTTGGTCGTGATATCAGACTTGATCTGGCTCGTGAAAGGGGTGAAAGGGGTGCTTATACTCCCACCGG AAGAGAGGGCAACTCATATCAGAAGGGACCACGCGGTGCATCCAAAACAATATTTGTTCGAGGTTTTGACAGATCCCTTGGGGAGGATGAG ATCAGGAGCTCCTTACAAGAAGCTTTTAGTTCTTGTGGTGAGATAACAAGGGTGTCCATCCCCAAAGATTATGAGACTGGCGCCTCTAAAGG GATGGCTTACATGGACTTCTCGGATGCCGCCAGCTTCAACAAAGCTCTAGAATTTAATGGACAAGAATTTGGAGACAGTTACTTGCAGGTGGAAGAGGCAAAACCAAAAGGTGATTTTGGTACTCCCAGGAGTAATGACAGGGGTTATTCCAGTAATCGTGGTGGAGGACGTTTTAGCAACAGCGGCAGGGGGGGTAGGGATGGTGGTGGACGTGGTTTCAGGGACAGTGGACGAGGCAGAGGACGTGGAAACAAACCAAACCTAGCTGCTCCTGGAACAG GGAAGAAAACCACCTTCGACGACGAGTAG
- the LOC137736735 gene encoding nucleolin 1-like isoform X1, translating to MGKSSKKSATKAEAPAVVVPTPKSGKKGKRDAENEIEKVVSAKKQKIDEGIAQAIQKKKVEAKTQKKKVETSSSEEESDVSSDSDVKKPAPKAAKNGKSKPSSSSESDDSDSDEEPAAKPSAPLKKSVPAKKAVSSSSDDSSDEESDEEEAPKSKVAAKNGPTAAIKKKDVSTESSDESSDDSEDDDKTPAKVTAQKPAAAAKKGPVVPVKKADTSSSESEESSESEDEKTPAKVTAQKPAAAAKKGPSVPVKKADTSSSESEESSESEEEEVVKKVSAVIPKGKDVSSSSDDSSEEDSDDSSEEVKGTTKTVAAAAKSVKPSKKDEDSSDSDEDMEDGDSDSSEEEPPKTEKVKPSQVSKQDSSESEEESSSDEEEEDQPAKTPKKKDTDVKMVDAESEKKAPKTPATPDVSTSKTLFAGNLNFRIEEHDLRNFFKDAGEVVDIRFASDPEGKFKGFGHVEFATAEAARKALELNGLDLLGRDIRLDLARERGERGAYTPTGREGNSYQKGPRGASKTIFVRGFDRSLGEDEIRSSLQEAFSSCGEITRVSIPKDYETGASKGMAYMDFSDAASFNKALEFNGQEFGDSYLQVEEAKPKGDFGTPRSNDRGYSSNRGGGRFSNSGRGGRDGGGRGFRDSGRGRGRGNKPNLAAPGTGRHFYYSLFQCKCLG from the exons ATGGGCAAATCAAGCAAGAAATCCGCCACCAAA GCTGAGGCTCCCGCTGTAGTTGTTCCAACTCCGAAGTCTGGAAAGAAAG GTAAGAGAGATGCTGAGAACGAAATAGAGAAGGTTGTGAGCGCAAAGAAGCAGAAGATTGACGAGGGCATAGCGCAGGCCATTCagaagaagaaagttgaagCAAAGACCCAGAAGAAGAAAGTGGAGACTAGTAGTTCCGAGGAGGAGTCTGATGTGTCTTCTGACTCTGACGTGAAG AAACCTGCTCCCAAGGCTGCTAAAAATGGTAAAAGTAAGCCATCTAGCAGTTCTGAATCAGATGATTCTGACTCTGATGAA GAACCTGCTGCCAAGCCTTCCGCTCCCTTAAAAAAGTCAGTTCCTGCTAAAAAAGCTGTGTCATCTAGCAGTGATGATTCATCGGATGAGGAATCTGATGAGGAGGaa GCTCCTAAATCTAAGGTAGCTGCTAAGAATGGCCCAACTGCTGCTATAAAGAAGAAAGATGTCTCAACTGAAAGCTCAGATGAGAGTAGCGATGATTCGGAAGATGATGAT AAAACCCCTGCAAAGGTTACTGCCCAAAAGCCAGCTGCAGCTGCTAAGAAAGGCCCAGTAGTGCCTGTTAAGAAGGCAGACACTAGCAGCTCTGAGTCTGAAGAGAGCTCTGAATCTGAAGATGAG AAAACCCCTGCAAAGGTTACTGCCCAAAAGCCGGCTGCAGCTGCTAAGAAAGGCCCATCAGTTCCTGTTAAGAAAGCAGACACTAGCAGCTCTGAGTCTGAAGAGAGCTCTGAATCTGAAGAAGAG gaagttgtgaaaaaagtATCTGCTGTAATCCCTAAAGGAAAGGATGTTTCAAGCTCCTCTGATGATAGTTCAGAGGAGGATTCTGATGATAGTTCAGAGGAAGTGAAG GGTACCACAAAAACTGTTGCCGCTGCTGCTAAGAGTGTTAAGCCATCCAAAAAGGATGAGGATTCAAGTGACTCTGATGAGGATATGGAGGATGGTGACTCTGATAGTTCAGAGGAGGAACCTCCAAAGACAGAGAAAGTAAAG CCTTCTCAAGTTTCAAAGCAAGATAGCAGCGAGTCAGAGGAGGAATCCAGTTccgacgaagaagaggaagatcaaCCTGCAAAGACTCCCAAGAAAAAG GACACTGACGTGAAAATGGTAGATGCTGAATCTGAGAAGAAAGCT CCCAAAACCCCAGCTACTCCTGACGTATCGACTTCTAAGACGCTGTTCGCTGGAAACCTGAACTTCCGTATTGAGGAACACGATTT GAGGAATTTCTTCAAAGATGCTGGCGAAGTTGTTGATATCCGTTTTGCCTCAGATCCAGAAGGGAAGTTCAAGGGCTTTGGACATGTTGAGTTTGCCACAGCTGAAGCAGCAAGGAAG GCTCTTGAACTTAATGGTTTAGATTTGCTTGGTCGTGATATCAGACTTGATCTGGCTCGTGAAAGGGGTGAAAGGGGTGCTTATACTCCCACCGG AAGAGAGGGCAACTCATATCAGAAGGGACCACGCGGTGCATCCAAAACAATATTTGTTCGAGGTTTTGACAGATCCCTTGGGGAGGATGAG ATCAGGAGCTCCTTACAAGAAGCTTTTAGTTCTTGTGGTGAGATAACAAGGGTGTCCATCCCCAAAGATTATGAGACTGGCGCCTCTAAAGG GATGGCTTACATGGACTTCTCGGATGCCGCCAGCTTCAACAAAGCTCTAGAATTTAATGGACAAGAATTTGGAGACAGTTACTTGCAGGTGGAAGAGGCAAAACCAAAAGGTGATTTTGGTACTCCCAGGAGTAATGACAGGGGTTATTCCAGTAATCGTGGTGGAGGACGTTTTAGCAACAGCGGCAGGGGGGGTAGGGATGGTGGTGGACGTGGTTTCAGGGACAGTGGACGAGGCAGAGGACGTGGAAACAAACCAAACCTAGCTGCTCCTGGAACAGGTAGGCATTTTTATTATTCTCTTTTTCAATGCAAGTGTTTAGGATAG